In Brachypodium distachyon strain Bd21 chromosome 2, Brachypodium_distachyon_v3.0, whole genome shotgun sequence, one genomic interval encodes:
- the LOC100832231 gene encoding endoglucanase 3, translated as MALFACLFFLLLTAHNAAAAPHHGPAAHDYRDALTKSILFFEGQRSGKLPPSQRVSWRKDSGLSDGSSIKVDLTGGYYDAGDNVKFGFPLAFSATMLAWSVLEFGGMMKGELQHARDAVRWGSDYLLKATAHPDTVYVQVGDASKDHACWERPEDMDTPRTVYKVDPSTPGSDVAAETAAALAAASLVFRKSDPAYSSRLVARAKRVFEFADKHRGTYSTKLSAYVCPYYCSYSGYQDELLWGAAWLHRATKSPTYLSYIKVNGQLLGADEQDNTFGWDNKHAGARILLSKAFLVQKVGALQEYKGHADSFICSMVPGTPTDQTQYTKGGLLFKLSDSNMQYVTSSSFLLLTYAKYLVSAKKTVSCGGAVVTPQRLRAIARRQVNYLLGSNPMGMSYMVGYGAKYPRKLHHRASSLPSVAAHPGKIGCSQGFTGLYSGVANPNVHVGAVVGGPNQNDQFPDQRNDYEHSEPATYINAPLVGALAYLAHSSGQL; from the exons ATGGCTCTCTTCGCCtgtctcttcttcctcctgctcaCGGCCCACAatgccgctgccgcgccgcACCACGGCCCCGCCGCTCACGACTACCGGGACGCTCTGACCAAGTCCATCCTCTTCTTCGAGGGCCAGAGGTCCGGGAAGCTGCCGCCGTCCCAGCGAGTGTCCTGGCGAAAGGACTCGGGCCTCTCCGACGGCTCTTCCATCAAG GTTGATTTGACGGGAGGGTACTACGACGCCGGGGACAATGTCAAGTTCGGGTTCCCGCTGGCGTTCAGCGCGACGATGCTGGCGTGGAGCGTGCTGGAGTTCGGCGGGATGATGAAGGGGGAGCTGCAGCACGCCAGGGATGCCGTCCGCTGGGGCTCCGACTACCTCCTCAAGGCCACCGCCCATCCCGACACCGTCTACGTCCAG GTTGGGGACGCGAGCAAGGACCACGCGTGCTGGGAGCGGCCAGAGGACATGGACACGCCGAGGACCGTGTACAAGGTCGACCCGAGCACCCCCGGCTCCGACGTCGCCGCcgagaccgccgccgcgctcgccgcagCCTCGCTCGTCTTCCGCAAGTCCGACCCAGCCTACTCCAGTCGCCTCGTCGCCAGGGCCAAGAGG GTGTTTGAGTTCGCTGACAAGCACAGGGGCACATACAGCACCAAGCTCTCGGCATACGTCTGCCCCTACTACTGCTCCTACTCCGGATACCAG GATGAGCTGCTATGGGGCGCCGCATGGCTACACCGGGCGACCAAGAGCCCCACTTACCTGAGCTACATCAAGGTGAACGGCCAGCTCCTGGGCGCCGACGAGCAGGACAACACGTTCGGCTGGGACAACAAGCATGCCGGAGCAAGGATCCTCCTCTCCAAG GCGTTCCTGGTGCAGAAGGTGGGTGCGCTGCAGGAGTACAAGGGCCACGCCGAcagcttcatctgctccatgGTTCCCGGAACCCCCACCGACCAGACGCAGTACACCAAAGGTGGCCTCCTGTTCAAGCTCAGCGACAGCAACATGCAGTACGTCACCTCCAGCTCCTTCCTCCTGCTCACCTACGCCAAGTACCTCGTCTCCGCCAAGAAGACCGTctcctgcggcggcgccgtcgtcacCCCGCAGCGCCTCCGCGCCATCGCCAGGCGCCAG GTGAACTACTTGCTTGGGAGCAACCCGATGGGGATGTCGTACATGGTGGGGTACGGGGCCAAGTACCCGCGGAAGCTCCACCACAGGGCCTCCTCGCTGCCGTCCGTGGCGGCGCACCCGGGCAAGATCGGGTGCTCGCAGGGGTTCACGGGGCTCTACTCCGGCGTGGCCAACCCCAACGTGCACGTCGGCGCGGTCGTCGGGGGCCCCAACCAGAACGACCAGTTCCCCGACCAGCGCAACGACTACGAGCACTCCGAGCCGGCCACATACATCAACGCGCCGCTCGTCGGGGCGCTCGCATACCTCGCGCACTCCTCCGGCCAGCTCTAG